In Deferribacter desulfuricans SSM1, the following are encoded in one genomic region:
- a CDS encoding caspase family protein — translation MRIVIIIFLLSGLTVNLYAIEKPEVFVQLGHSAPITYLNFSYDGRYIISAADMDFSLKVWNVQSEKLIQTIKNINGVKAATLSNDGKILIVSNYEGISLYDLSTGKKVKTIKLNKNIRPNKISVYPGTNTILLAEFIDEMMNNNFGPLYNYNSFLDISSLDIRESKIIYYKYDNLQNIAVSNDGRFAVFINRENEPWLFELIEATTGNSIWKKSFFDRKQKYETPFYIIISSDNSYLIIQTNLNIYVVNLFSGRIIQKYSIKKIGADKKIIASNGKFILMGNEKHQSLSLVEIKSGAKINEMVLNDKIISVSPDMKYFITSSGTIYRTFSLEKVIKLQDVQLTTAAFWEDYLLTGDKKGDISLIDITLKRQVKKYRSLHLMPYALSKKFNNYLIAVYRLEDEKWKFLVWDLKNAKQLTKIKDFKKFAPKESFDEEGNLLITRGYGESVTGKYEAQKTFNGYIKLIDIKTKKIIAQFLSFVDGEWIVITPEGYYNASPNGDKYLNVRIGNKVYGIENYREAFYRPDLVRLALSGKSLEGYKTLADAGTPPDVEIIDTPSKTDKDEITVTLKITDTGGGIGDIRLYLNDTAVIVDSARGIKITPKAGEKTIFKTYTVKLLNGENIIKAVAFNGDNTMQSNPAIHTVLASISIKKPSIYAVVIGINEYKNPKLTLKYAVADANLFAETISQVAKPLFEKVEVKLLTTKEKTTKEYIKKTLKSYKHLNPDDVFVFYVASHGTVDDGEYFLITSNVGSLSTFRLKKDALTQTELKELIANVPSTKKMIVIDTCNAGKLGEALQMAILTRGMSEETAVKILSKAVGSTIISASTSLQEALEGYQGHGLFTYVLAEGLKGKADLDKDGFIKTLELATYVDSEVPTLADKIFKRSQYPVASPTGQSFPLGKVK, via the coding sequence ATGAGAATAGTTATAATAATATTTTTATTATCAGGCTTAACAGTTAATCTTTATGCCATCGAAAAACCAGAGGTTTTTGTTCAGTTGGGACATAGTGCACCAATTACTTATTTAAATTTTTCATACGACGGTAGGTATATAATTTCTGCTGCAGATATGGATTTTTCACTAAAGGTATGGAATGTTCAGTCGGAAAAATTAATTCAAACCATAAAAAATATTAATGGGGTGAAAGCCGCAACACTATCTAATGATGGCAAAATTCTAATCGTTTCAAATTATGAAGGGATTAGTTTATACGATTTGTCAACTGGCAAAAAGGTCAAAACAATCAAACTAAATAAAAATATAAGACCCAATAAAATTTCTGTCTATCCAGGTACAAACACAATACTTTTGGCAGAATTTATTGATGAGATGATGAACAATAATTTTGGTCCTTTATATAATTACAACAGTTTTTTAGATATATCATCATTAGATATCAGAGAAAGTAAAATAATATATTATAAATATGACAATCTACAAAATATCGCAGTTTCAAATGATGGCAGATTCGCAGTATTTATAAATCGAGAAAATGAGCCCTGGCTCTTCGAGTTAATTGAAGCAACAACAGGTAACTCAATATGGAAAAAGTCATTCTTCGATAGAAAACAAAAATATGAAACACCTTTTTATATTATTATCTCTTCAGATAACTCTTACTTAATAATACAAACAAATCTCAATATCTATGTTGTGAATTTATTTAGTGGAAGAATTATACAAAAATATAGCATAAAAAAAATTGGAGCAGATAAGAAAATAATAGCATCTAATGGAAAATTTATCTTAATGGGAAATGAAAAGCATCAAAGTTTAAGTTTAGTTGAAATAAAGAGTGGTGCTAAAATAAATGAAATGGTTTTAAATGATAAGATTATATCAGTTTCGCCAGATATGAAATACTTTATAACTTCCTCAGGCACCATATACAGAACATTTAGTCTTGAAAAAGTAATAAAGCTTCAAGATGTGCAGCTTACTACAGCAGCATTTTGGGAAGATTACTTGTTAACTGGCGATAAAAAAGGAGATATTAGCTTAATAGATATAACACTTAAACGACAAGTAAAAAAATATAGGTCTCTACATTTAATGCCTTATGCACTTTCTAAAAAGTTTAATAACTACTTAATTGCAGTATATAGATTGGAAGATGAAAAATGGAAGTTTTTAGTTTGGGATCTTAAAAATGCTAAACAACTTACAAAAATCAAAGACTTTAAAAAATTTGCACCTAAAGAATCTTTTGATGAAGAAGGGAATTTATTAATAACAAGAGGATATGGAGAGTCAGTAACTGGCAAATATGAGGCCCAGAAAACATTTAATGGTTATATAAAACTAATAGATATTAAAACAAAGAAAATAATTGCTCAGTTTTTATCCTTCGTAGATGGTGAATGGATAGTGATTACCCCTGAAGGTTACTATAATGCCTCTCCTAATGGTGATAAATATCTAAATGTTCGTATTGGCAATAAGGTCTATGGTATTGAAAACTACCGTGAGGCTTTTTATAGACCAGACCTTGTCAGGCTTGCCCTTTCTGGTAAATCCCTTGAGGGATACAAAACCCTTGCAGATGCAGGCACACCTCCTGATGTGGAGATTATAGATACACCTTCAAAGACTGATAAAGATGAAATAACTGTTACATTAAAAATAACAGACACAGGCGGAGGCATTGGTGATATAAGGCTTTATTTAAATGATACTGCAGTTATTGTTGACAGTGCAAGGGGAATAAAGATTACACCAAAGGCTGGTGAAAAAACTATCTTTAAAACCTATACAGTAAAACTTTTAAATGGCGAAAATATTATCAAGGCTGTTGCCTTTAACGGTGACAACACTATGCAGAGCAACCCTGCTATACATACTGTATTGGCTAGTATAAGCATTAAAAAGCCTTCTATTTATGCAGTTGTCATAGGGATAAATGAATACAAAAATCCAAAGCTTACACTCAAATACGCAGTGGCAGATGCAAATCTTTTTGCCGAAACAATCAGTCAGGTTGCAAAGCCTCTGTTTGAAAAGGTAGAGGTAAAACTTCTCACAACAAAAGAAAAAACAACTAAAGAATACATAAAAAAGACTCTTAAAAGCTATAAGCATCTCAATCCAGATGATGTCTTTGTCTTTTATGTAGCAAGCCACGGTACTGTAGATGATGGGGAGTATTTTCTTATAACAAGCAATGTCGGTTCACTTAGCACTTTCAGATTAAAAAAAGATGCCCTTACACAAACAGAACTAAAAGAACTTATAGCCAATGTGCCATCAACGAAGAAGATGATAGTGATAGATACCTGCAATGCGGGAAAACTTGGTGAAGCACTTCAGATGGCAATACTTACCCGTGGTATGAGCGAAGAGACTGCAGTAAAGATACTTTCAAAAGCTGTAGGTTCTACGATAATTTCTGCCTCCACTTCTTTGCAGGAAGCTCTTGAAGGATATCAGGGACACGGGCTATTTACCTATGTACTTGCCGAAGGACTTAAAGGGAAAGCTGATTTAGATAAAGATGGATTTATAAAAACTCTTGAACTTGCAACCTATGTGGACAGTGAAGTTCCCACTCTTGCAGATAAAATATTCAAACGATCCCAATATCCGGTAGCCTCCCCAACAGGCCAATCCTTCCCTTTAGGAAAAGTAAAATAA
- a CDS encoding DUF4384 domain-containing protein, translated as MHIKLRNLLIIFIILIISSIKPSYALQSIIVDSNGYACLGEDRTKRQTEKIALEDAKRNAIEQASTYIQSETKIKNGKLQKDIINAYSNAKVRIIESNGIWDHNPPRIGDCYKVNVKAEIMPDKEAMKKISQKVVFDEPTAPLKVSVWTDKKVYKEGEKIKLYIKGNKPFYARILYKQSDGSLIQLLPNPYRTNNYFQGGVIYEIPSGPDRFELEVTPPFGDEEIIVYASTEKLGDINLKKVGGVYFVKSSSKEIGEKTRGIKIISKKNTKAGEFAEEKVKIRIK; from the coding sequence ATGCATATCAAATTAAGAAATCTTTTAATTATATTTATTATCCTAATAATATCATCAATTAAACCATCGTATGCTTTACAATCTATAATAGTAGATTCCAATGGTTATGCTTGTCTTGGAGAAGACAGAACAAAGCGTCAGACAGAAAAAATTGCTCTTGAAGATGCTAAAAGGAATGCAATTGAGCAAGCTAGTACTTATATTCAATCTGAAACAAAGATAAAAAACGGCAAACTCCAAAAAGATATTATAAATGCTTACTCAAATGCAAAAGTTAGGATAATAGAATCAAATGGGATATGGGATCACAACCCACCACGAATTGGTGATTGTTATAAAGTAAATGTAAAAGCAGAAATAATGCCAGATAAAGAAGCTATGAAAAAAATATCTCAAAAAGTTGTTTTTGATGAACCTACTGCTCCTTTAAAAGTTTCAGTATGGACTGATAAAAAGGTATATAAAGAAGGGGAAAAAATAAAACTTTATATAAAAGGAAATAAACCTTTTTATGCAAGAATCTTATACAAACAATCCGATGGAAGTTTAATACAACTATTGCCTAACCCATATAGAACAAATAATTATTTCCAAGGTGGAGTAATCTATGAAATACCATCAGGCCCTGATAGATTTGAACTAGAAGTTACCCCACCATTTGGTGATGAAGAAATAATAGTCTATGCAAGTACAGAAAAATTGGGAGATATTAATCTAAAAAAAGTTGGTGGTGTTTATTTCGTAAAATCTTCATCAAAAGAAATAGGGGAAAAAACACGTGGGATCAAGATAATAAGCAAAAAAAATACTAAGGCTGGAGAATTTGCAGAAGAAAAAGTAAAAATTAGAATCAAATGA
- a CDS encoding TetR/AcrR family transcriptional regulator: MVKTEKNTKELILEKTIEMIHLKGVQDTSINELCQVTGISKGGIFFYFKNKQELVMEALKYYENKFLKFIEDNLVGDTAFDKLYSLFNQIILLHHSRNFKGGCVLGNSALELADKDEDVSEVLKGIFYKWSKTISNILSEGVKKGEISDEIDSDSLAFSIISAVEGGIMLSKLNKNSYYLINAIKLVVNQLESIRRQ, from the coding sequence ATGGTGAAAACAGAAAAAAATACAAAAGAGCTTATTTTAGAAAAAACCATTGAGATGATTCATTTAAAAGGTGTTCAGGACACAAGCATAAATGAATTATGTCAAGTAACAGGTATATCAAAAGGTGGGATATTCTTTTATTTTAAGAATAAACAAGAATTAGTTATGGAAGCGCTGAAATATTATGAGAATAAATTTTTAAAATTTATAGAAGATAATTTAGTGGGAGATACTGCGTTTGATAAATTGTATAGTCTCTTTAATCAAATTATTTTGTTACATCATTCAAGGAACTTTAAAGGTGGATGCGTCTTAGGTAATAGTGCGTTGGAATTGGCTGATAAAGATGAAGATGTATCAGAAGTGTTAAAAGGAATTTTTTATAAATGGAGTAAGACAATTTCTAATATTTTGAGTGAAGGGGTTAAAAAAGGGGAAATAAGTGATGAAATAGACTCTGATTCTTTAGCATTTTCCATTATTTCAGCTGTAGAAGGTGGTATCATGCTATCAAAACTAAATAAAAATTCATATTATTTAATAAATGCAATAAAACTAGTTGTAAACCAACTGGAATCAATAAGGAGGCAGTAA
- a CDS encoding peroxiredoxin-like family protein, with product MTLKEIIENFKKERLSQLPDNVKVIMMKATEDLINSGIEEQLPKVGEKIFDFTLPNYDGKEVRLGELLEDGPVVLNFYRGGWCPYCNLQLNYLQSRLDDFKKYGTVLVAVLPELPNMAASTVDRHSIKFYVLLDMDNKVAKRLGLVFKLPDEVVSIYKKLGHDLEKYNGNDKYEIPVPATFVIDKDFTIRYSFGKADYTQRAEPDDIIEVLKTLQ from the coding sequence ATGACATTAAAAGAGATAATTGAGAATTTTAAAAAAGAAAGACTCTCACAACTTCCAGATAATGTGAAGGTTATCATGATGAAAGCTACAGAGGATCTTATTAATAGTGGGATAGAAGAGCAGTTGCCTAAGGTAGGAGAGAAAATATTTGACTTTACTCTTCCAAATTATGATGGAAAAGAGGTTAGACTTGGTGAGTTGCTTGAAGATGGGCCTGTTGTATTGAATTTTTATAGAGGTGGCTGGTGTCCATATTGTAATCTTCAGCTAAATTATCTACAAAGCAGATTAGATGATTTCAAAAAGTATGGAACTGTCCTTGTGGCTGTTTTACCTGAGTTGCCTAACATGGCAGCATCTACAGTTGATAGACATTCGATAAAGTTTTATGTTTTGTTAGATATGGATAATAAGGTTGCAAAAAGGTTGGGGCTTGTGTTTAAACTGCCTGATGAAGTTGTATCCATTTATAAAAAGTTGGGACATGATTTAGAAAAGTATAATGGGAATGATAAATATGAAATACCAGTACCAGCAACATTTGTAATAGATAAAGACTTTACAATTAGATATTCATTTGGAAAAGCTGATTACACTCAAAGGGCAGAGCCAGATGACATCATAGAAGTATTAAAAACATTGCAGTAA
- a CDS encoding haloacid dehalogenase type II yields MRSSKIIAFDIYGTLIDTKGIFNQILRLVKDEELALNVVDMWRQKQLEYSFRRGLMRNYVDFSICTKQALEYVIKYYNLDLSEVEIKNLLDIYKELPVFSDVKISLDKIKENNIRMYAFSNGKPDDLVELLKFNGIINYFDDIISVDPVKSFKPDPAVYLYLLRKTNGYHANVYMVPQTLLM; encoded by the coding sequence ATGAGATCTTCTAAAATAATTGCTTTTGATATTTATGGAACATTAATTGACACAAAAGGAATTTTTAATCAAATATTAAGATTGGTCAAAGATGAAGAGCTAGCTCTAAATGTAGTTGATATGTGGAGACAGAAACAACTTGAGTATTCTTTTAGAAGAGGTTTAATGAGAAATTATGTGGATTTTTCAATATGTACTAAGCAGGCTCTTGAGTATGTAATAAAGTATTACAATCTTGATTTATCAGAAGTTGAAATTAAAAACTTATTAGATATTTACAAAGAATTACCTGTCTTTTCTGATGTAAAGATATCATTAGATAAAATAAAAGAAAACAACATAAGAATGTATGCCTTTTCCAATGGAAAGCCTGATGATTTGGTGGAGTTATTGAAATTTAATGGGATAATTAATTATTTTGATGATATTATAAGTGTTGATCCAGTAAAAAGTTTTAAGCCTGATCCAGCTGTTTATTTGTATCTATTGAGAAAAACTAATGGTTATCATGCAAATGTATATATGGTTCCTCAAACCCTTTTGATGTAA
- the merA gene encoding mercury(II) reductase, giving the protein MIRLRIIGMTCQHCAKTIKKAVEGLEDVEKVNIYFPQGYAEIEGNSDVNKIIKVIEKAGYKAEKISIEKDVYISKDHVYDLIIVGGGSAGFAAAIKVSELGGKALIIENDVIGGTCLNRGCVPTKHLIDIAKTYFTPKSNPFKGIELLQKRLDLELIINEKNKLLDELRKEKYWNVLDSYKSIEYKKGVAEFISDGVIKINNEKLTYNKVVIASGARPLIPPIKGLDNINYMTNNEILNINYLPKHLLIIGGSAVGLELGQIFLRFGSKVTIIEALSDIAFNEEPEIRSVLKDALQKEGMNIYTSAKVINIYRTNDEIEIEVEINGVKNSIRGTDLLLATGRKPNTDKLELKNVNVETDERGFIKVNRFMQTTNQKIYAAGDCIGGLMLVTTAALEGGIAGENAILGNKRKVDYLSIPHAIFTEPEISSVGLTFKQALEKKIDAEYRVLYFDMVPRAQAMKKVNGTVKIVVDKKNKRILGIHICGFDAADIIHKAVFLVKYGLTINDVIKMTDVYPTLSESIKLCAQTFIKDVSKLSCCAE; this is encoded by the coding sequence ATGATTAGATTGAGAATAATTGGTATGACTTGTCAACATTGTGCTAAAACTATTAAAAAAGCAGTTGAAGGTCTTGAAGATGTTGAAAAAGTAAATATTTATTTTCCACAAGGATATGCTGAAATTGAAGGGAATAGTGATGTTAATAAAATTATTAAAGTTATTGAAAAAGCAGGATATAAGGCTGAAAAAATAAGCATTGAAAAAGATGTTTATATTTCTAAAGATCATGTATACGATCTTATAATTGTAGGGGGAGGTTCAGCTGGTTTTGCTGCTGCTATAAAAGTATCTGAATTGGGTGGTAAAGCACTAATCATAGAGAATGACGTTATAGGAGGAACTTGTTTAAATAGAGGCTGCGTCCCCACCAAGCACCTAATCGATATAGCAAAAACTTATTTTACACCAAAATCAAACCCTTTTAAAGGTATTGAGTTGTTACAAAAAAGATTGGATCTAGAACTTATTATTAATGAAAAGAACAAATTGTTAGATGAGTTAAGAAAAGAGAAATATTGGAATGTTTTGGATTCTTACAAATCTATTGAATACAAAAAAGGTGTTGCTGAGTTTATATCTGATGGAGTTATAAAAATAAATAATGAGAAACTAACATATAATAAAGTTGTAATAGCATCAGGAGCAAGACCTTTAATCCCTCCTATAAAAGGATTAGATAACATTAACTATATGACAAATAATGAAATTTTAAACATTAATTATTTACCAAAGCACTTATTAATTATTGGTGGTAGTGCAGTTGGATTAGAACTTGGACAAATTTTTCTGAGATTTGGTTCTAAAGTTACAATTATCGAAGCATTGTCTGATATTGCGTTTAACGAAGAGCCAGAAATTCGATCAGTTTTAAAAGATGCTTTACAAAAAGAAGGGATGAATATTTATACCTCTGCTAAGGTCATTAATATTTATAGGACAAATGATGAAATAGAAATAGAAGTAGAAATAAATGGAGTAAAAAATAGTATTAGAGGAACTGACCTATTGCTTGCAACAGGTAGAAAACCTAATACGGATAAATTAGAATTAAAAAATGTAAATGTTGAAACTGATGAAAGAGGTTTTATTAAAGTTAATAGATTCATGCAAACAACAAACCAAAAAATATATGCTGCAGGTGATTGTATTGGTGGATTAATGTTGGTTACTACTGCAGCTTTAGAAGGTGGAATAGCTGGTGAAAACGCAATTTTAGGCAATAAAAGAAAAGTTGATTATTTATCCATTCCACATGCTATTTTTACAGAACCTGAAATTTCAAGTGTTGGTTTAACGTTCAAACAAGCTTTAGAAAAGAAAATTGACGCAGAATATAGAGTTTTATATTTTGATATGGTTCCAAGAGCTCAAGCAATGAAAAAAGTTAATGGAACAGTGAAAATAGTAGTTGATAAAAAAAATAAAAGGATTTTAGGTATTCATATTTGTGGTTTTGATGCAGCTGATATAATCCACAAAGCAGTATTTTTAGTAAAATATGGGCTTACTATAAACGATGTTATCAAAATGACTGACGTTTATCCCACCCTTTCTGAATCAATAAAATTATGTGCACAAACTTTCATCAAAGATGTTTCAAAGCTTTCATGCTGTGCCGAATAA
- a CDS encoding mercuric transporter MerT family protein: MSINKETISGTIGTLAALLGASCCILPTLLVIFGISLGSAGGFFSNLEAYRWLFLGIGYLSVGYSIYSLYLKNWIKRKIFNKPSINCACKENKLNKFSKIITWISLFLLIVATFYPYILPLIF, from the coding sequence ATGTCTATAAATAAAGAAACAATAAGTGGAACAATTGGGACATTGGCTGCACTGCTTGGTGCTTCCTGCTGTATACTTCCTACTCTTTTAGTGATTTTTGGAATTTCTTTAGGTAGTGCTGGTGGCTTTTTTTCAAATTTAGAAGCTTATAGATGGTTATTTCTTGGTATTGGTTATTTATCTGTGGGTTATTCTATATATAGCCTTTATCTGAAAAATTGGATTAAAAGAAAAATATTTAATAAACCATCAATAAATTGTGCCTGTAAAGAAAATAAATTAAACAAATTTTCAAAAATCATAACATGGATTTCGTTGTTTTTACTGATTGTTGCGACCTTTTATCCGTATATTTTACCACTAATTTTTTAA
- a CDS encoding MerR family transcriptional regulator: protein MTYLKRGQLAKIVGVNLETIRYYEQIGLLKPKRSKSNYRLFSEEDVTKLQFIKKSKELGFTLKEIKELLELSLDDTSTCLEIKK, encoded by the coding sequence ATGACATATTTAAAACGCGGTCAACTTGCAAAAATAGTAGGAGTAAATTTAGAGACAATCAGGTATTACGAGCAAATAGGCTTATTAAAACCAAAAAGGTCAAAATCTAATTATAGATTATTTTCAGAAGAAGATGTGACTAAACTTCAATTTATTAAGAAATCTAAAGAATTAGGTTTTACATTAAAAGAAATAAAAGAGCTCTTAGAACTCAGTTTAGATGATACAAGTACATGTTTAGAAATAAAAAAATAG
- a CDS encoding MalY/PatB family protein, which translates to MNIDKKLYNLPLTKTNPTMLKSLFGYTNIEPFWIADMEFEIAKPIQNALIERIQSSSFGYEYRPESFYNAQKVWYLNEYGINLKKDEIIFSPSITTTLTILIEIFTNKGDGIIIQPPVFMGFKDVIRKTERSIIKNPLILIDSKYKIDFDDLEEKVKSTNNKALIICNPHNPVGRVWSKKELKRIVDLCKENNTILISDEIHKDIILYDNKFTSALHFIDTYDKIVVCTSEAKTFNLCGISDSMAIIPNENIRENVLKMLKKYNLGTTNALTRVALETAYKYGKSWLKEVIKIIETNVNSIINELESSQINLIKPEATYQVWLDFRNVFKDSEIMFKHITENSKVAMNAGHWFGREGALFMRMNIATSQKKVVNAIKKIKQSVKNI; encoded by the coding sequence ATGAATATTGATAAAAAGTTATATAATTTACCTTTAACTAAAACAAATCCAACTATGTTGAAATCATTATTTGGATATACAAATATTGAACCTTTTTGGATTGCTGACATGGAATTTGAAATTGCCAAACCTATTCAAAATGCCTTAATTGAAAGGATTCAAAGCTCAAGTTTTGGTTATGAATATAGACCAGAATCTTTTTATAATGCTCAAAAAGTTTGGTATTTAAATGAATATGGAATTAATCTAAAAAAGGATGAAATAATTTTCAGCCCAAGTATTACTACAACACTAACTATATTGATAGAAATTTTTACTAATAAAGGTGATGGAATAATTATACAACCACCAGTTTTTATGGGCTTTAAAGATGTAATTCGGAAAACAGAACGCAGTATTATAAAAAATCCACTTATCTTAATTGACAGCAAATATAAAATTGATTTCGACGACTTAGAGGAAAAAGTAAAATCAACAAATAATAAAGCTTTAATAATTTGTAATCCACATAACCCTGTAGGTCGTGTTTGGTCTAAGAAAGAGTTAAAACGTATTGTTGATCTTTGTAAAGAAAATAACACCATACTTATTTCAGATGAAATTCATAAAGATATTATTTTATATGATAATAAGTTTACTTCAGCATTACACTTTATAGATACCTATGATAAAATTGTAGTTTGTACTTCAGAAGCAAAGACATTTAATCTTTGTGGGATTTCTGATTCAATGGCGATAATTCCAAATGAAAATATTAGAGAAAATGTATTGAAAATGCTAAAAAAATATAATTTAGGAACAACAAATGCTCTTACGCGAGTTGCTTTAGAAACTGCTTATAAATATGGTAAATCTTGGCTAAAAGAAGTAATAAAAATAATTGAAACTAATGTTAACAGTATAATAAATGAATTAGAATCTTCTCAAATTAATTTAATTAAACCAGAAGCAACTTACCAGGTGTGGCTAGATTTTAGAAATGTTTTTAAAGATAGCGAAATAATGTTTAAGCACATCACTGAGAATTCAAAGGTTGCTATGAATGCAGGACATTGGTTTGGTCGTGAAGGAGCTTTATTTATGAGAATGAATATAGCAACCTCTCAAAAGAAAGTAGTAAACGCTATAAAAAAGATCAAGCAATCAGTTAAGAATATTTAA
- a CDS encoding PepSY domain-containing protein has protein sequence MKKLLILGAIVVFGATLAFAHGPWYGRGYGMGPGMMGPGYGYQGDGYGPGMMRGYGRGFGPGYCMGYGPNYQGEVKQITEEDAKKAVEKVLKENFKGYKIKEVEKFRMPMGTMYEVDVVDAAGNKFEFHVNPWGNVMGPFPDNFDKDND, from the coding sequence ATGAAAAAACTTTTAATTTTAGGAGCAATTGTAGTATTTGGAGCAACTTTGGCATTTGCCCATGGCCCTTGGTATGGCAGAGGATATGGGATGGGGCCTGGAATGATGGGACCTGGATACGGTTATCAGGGTGATGGTTATGGCCCAGGTATGATGAGAGGATATGGCAGAGGCTTTGGACCTGGATATTGTATGGGATATGGCCCAAATTATCAGGGTGAAGTGAAGCAGATTACTGAAGAAGATGCTAAAAAAGCAGTGGAAAAAGTATTAAAAGAAAATTTTAAAGGTTATAAGATTAAAGAGGTAGAAAAGTTTAGAATGCCAATGGGAACAATGTATGAAGTGGATGTAGTCGATGCAGCAGGTAACAAGTTTGAATTCCATGTAAATCCATGGGGCAATGTGATGGGACCTTTCCCAGATAATTTTGATAAGGACAATGATTAA
- a CDS encoding SHOCT domain-containing protein, whose translation MMHGYGGFGGFGFMGIFSMVIWLVILIVIIYFLFMFIRDFGSKNGITKTRKNHAHNILKERYARGEITKEEYLSMKKDLED comes from the coding sequence ATGATGCATGGGTATGGTGGTTTTGGAGGCTTTGGTTTTATGGGGATATTTAGTATGGTTATTTGGTTAGTTATTTTGATAGTGATAATCTATTTTCTTTTTATGTTTATAAGGGATTTTGGTTCAAAAAATGGTATTACAAAAACAAGGAAAAATCACGCTCATAATATTTTAAAAGAAAGGTATGCCAGAGGTGAAATAACAAAAGAAGAATATCTGTCAATGAAAAAAGATCTAGAAGATTAA
- a CDS encoding FumA C-terminus/TtdB family hydratase beta subunit, whose amino-acid sequence MPIKLTTPISEEEIRKLKVGDEVLLSGTIVTARDQAHKLMVEEKPDFIREYLKDSVIYHCGPVVKKNDDGSWSFVAAGPTTSSREEPYQADVICEYQVRGVIGKGGMGPKTAEGLKKCGAVYFHAVGGAGSLIAKRVKKVKTVFKLEEFGTPEAFWVIEVEDFPVVVTMDAHGNSLHKQILEKSEAKAKELMGL is encoded by the coding sequence ATGCCGATTAAATTAACTACACCAATAAGCGAAGAAGAAATAAGAAAATTAAAAGTAGGAGATGAAGTTTTACTATCAGGTACAATAGTGACTGCTAGAGATCAAGCACATAAATTGATGGTTGAAGAAAAGCCGGATTTCATAAGAGAATACTTAAAAGATTCTGTTATTTATCATTGTGGCCCTGTTGTTAAGAAAAATGACGATGGCAGTTGGTCTTTTGTAGCAGCTGGTCCAACAACATCATCAAGAGAGGAGCCATATCAGGCTGACGTAATTTGTGAATATCAGGTGCGTGGCGTTATTGGTAAAGGAGGAATGGGGCCAAAGACTGCTGAAGGGCTTAAAAAGTGCGGTGCTGTTTATTTCCATGCAGTTGGTGGTGCTGGTTCTTTAATTGCAAAAAGGGTAAAAAAAGTTAAAACTGTTTTCAAACTTGAAGAATTTGGTACTCCTGAAGCTTTTTGGGTAATAGAAGTTGAAGATTTCCCTGTTGTTGTCACAATGGACGCACATGGTAATAGCCTTCATAAACAAATTTTAGAAAAATCCGAAGCTAAAGCAAAAGAACTTATGGGGTTATAA